Proteins encoded within one genomic window of Macaca fascicularis isolate 582-1 chromosome 16, T2T-MFA8v1.1:
- the SMIM36 gene encoding small integral membrane protein 36: protein MEFYLEIDPVTLNLIILVASYVILLLVFLISCVLYDCRGKDPSKEYAPEATLEAQPSIRLVVMQPSAPGPHWPKGPGLSLGDPAPLGKKSTMV from the coding sequence ATGGAATTCTACCTGGAGATCGACCCTGTCACCTTGAACCTGATCATCCTAGTTGCGAGCTACGTCATCTTGCTCCTGGTCTTCCTCATCTCCTGCGTGCTATACGACTGCCGAGGCAAGGATCCCAGTAAGGAGTACGCGCCCGAGGCCACACTTGAGGCCCAGCCCTCCATCCGGTTGGTGGTGATGCAGCCAAGTGCCCCTGGGCCCCACTGGCCAAAGGGGCCTGGACTTTCTTTGGGGGATCCTGCTCCACTAGGGAAGAAAAGCACCATGGTATGA